The Streptomyces sp. NBC_01197 genome window below encodes:
- a CDS encoding beta-ketoacyl-[acyl-carrier-protein] synthase family protein, giving the protein MPTPSESVAITGLGAISPLGGDVGTTWSGLLDGRSAVRALDDDWAAALPVRIAARAAVEPAGMFSRVDARRLDRSSQFALIALREAWADAGFTGPAGTHGAPPGDRVGVVVGSGLGGLSTLLHNYDVLNSRGARGVSPFALPMLMANSPAAQVSMEIGAQAAVHAPTSACAAGAEAVAAGLDLIRLGRADVVVVGGAEAIINPLTIAGFASMTALSCHNEEPHRASRPFDKKRDGFVIAEGAAMLVLESMPHARARGARVYGELAGAGVSADAHHIARQEPSGRSMARALRSALDDAGLGTPDVAHVNAHATSTPGGDLVESRAISSVFGPRATPVSAIKSMTGHLIGASGALAAVSSVLTVHHRLAPPTINVEDPDDAVELDVVRDVPRALPAGQVAAVSNSSGFGGHNVVLAFRTAS; this is encoded by the coding sequence ATGCCCACGCCCTCCGAGAGTGTCGCCATCACCGGTCTGGGTGCCATCAGCCCACTCGGCGGGGATGTGGGCACCACCTGGTCCGGTCTGCTGGACGGACGTAGCGCCGTACGGGCGCTGGACGACGACTGGGCCGCCGCACTGCCGGTGCGCATCGCGGCCAGGGCCGCGGTGGAGCCGGCCGGGATGTTCAGCCGGGTCGACGCCAGGCGGCTCGACCGCTCCAGCCAGTTCGCGCTCATCGCCCTGCGCGAGGCATGGGCGGACGCCGGGTTCACCGGCCCCGCCGGCACCCACGGGGCACCTCCCGGTGACCGGGTCGGCGTCGTCGTGGGCAGCGGGCTGGGCGGGTTGTCCACCCTGCTGCACAACTACGACGTCCTCAACAGCCGTGGCGCGCGCGGCGTCTCGCCGTTCGCCCTGCCCATGCTGATGGCCAACAGCCCGGCGGCGCAGGTCAGTATGGAGATCGGGGCGCAGGCCGCCGTGCACGCGCCGACCAGCGCGTGTGCCGCCGGCGCGGAGGCGGTGGCGGCCGGTCTGGACCTGATCCGCCTCGGACGGGCCGACGTGGTCGTCGTCGGAGGAGCCGAGGCGATCATCAACCCGCTGACCATCGCGGGCTTCGCCAGCATGACCGCCCTGTCGTGCCACAACGAGGAGCCGCACCGCGCCTCCAGGCCGTTCGACAAGAAGCGCGACGGCTTCGTGATCGCCGAGGGCGCGGCCATGCTGGTCCTGGAGTCGATGCCGCACGCGCGAGCACGCGGCGCCCGTGTCTACGGTGAGCTGGCCGGAGCGGGCGTGAGCGCCGACGCCCATCACATCGCCCGCCAGGAGCCCAGCGGGCGGTCGATGGCCCGCGCCCTGCGCAGCGCGCTCGACGACGCCGGCCTGGGCACGCCGGACGTGGCGCACGTGAACGCGCACGCCACCTCCACGCCGGGCGGGGACCTGGTGGAGAGCCGGGCCATCTCGTCGGTGTTCGGCCCGCGGGCCACCCCGGTGTCCGCGATCAAGTCCATGACCGGCCACCTGATCGGAGCCTCCGGCGCGCTGGCCGCGGTCTCCAGCGTCCTGACAGTGCACCACCGCCTCGCCCCTCCGACGATCAACGTGGAGGATCCGGACGACGCCGTGGAACTGGACGTCGTCCGGGACGTGCCCCGCGCACTGCCCGCCGGACAGGTCGCCGCCGTGAGCAACTCCTCGGGATTCGGCGGGCACAACGTCGTCCTGGCCTTCCGCACCGCCTCATGA
- the panD gene encoding aspartate 1-decarboxylase gives MRRTMMKSKIHRATVTQADLNYVGSLTLDPVLMEEADLLVGELVHIVDVNNGARLETYVIEGERGSGVVCINGAAARLIQPGDIVIIIAYASVEDEEAAKLEPRVVFVNGENGIVSVGSDPSV, from the coding sequence ATGCGCCGGACCATGATGAAGTCCAAGATCCACCGGGCCACGGTCACCCAGGCCGACCTCAACTACGTGGGCTCGCTCACGCTGGACCCGGTTCTCATGGAGGAGGCGGACCTCCTCGTCGGCGAACTGGTCCACATCGTGGACGTCAACAACGGCGCACGGCTGGAGACCTACGTCATCGAGGGCGAGCGCGGCTCGGGCGTCGTCTGCATCAACGGGGCCGCCGCCCGGCTGATCCAGCCCGGGGACATCGTCATCATCATCGCCTACGCGTCCGTCGAGGACGAGGAAGCGGCCAAGCTGGAGCCGCGCGTGGTGTTCGTCAACGGCGAGAACGGGATCGTCAGCGTGGGGAGCGACCCCTCCGTCTGA
- a CDS encoding sensor histidine kinase: MPDMPATRRHVWTDWPAADAVHRSASAHVRRVGGWVRAVLLALVLVVAIVKVPGGSAAPLRRVALSGLIVLILATSVAARQMALKRRLLPVASALAVLAACVAVAQLLGSELLAVGLLCVPIVSMTHLAPVWLAVAYTGAADAALVLAEAGRGWHVFSLLAGACLLVGCLSRQDREARAAVWRLLAQERAARAAEQIARDAQAESAALNERARIAREIHDVLAHSLSAQLMHLETARLLLERGADAGEVTELVVNARRMAQEGLVESRQALSALRGEQLPIASTLADMGGELGAEVCVEGEPRPLGGEASHAVRRVAQEALTNIRKYARGHGVTIRLEYERDTVRLEVVDRAPGDDRARDAGSGISTPPAEAAVSGPGYGLRGMRERAEILGGTLDAGPTGEGFRVLLELPV; the protein is encoded by the coding sequence ATGCCGGACATGCCCGCGACGCGACGACATGTATGGACGGACTGGCCCGCGGCCGACGCGGTCCACCGGTCCGCCAGCGCCCATGTCCGGCGGGTCGGGGGCTGGGTGCGGGCGGTGCTGCTGGCGCTCGTCCTGGTGGTGGCCATCGTCAAGGTCCCTGGTGGGTCCGCTGCCCCCCTGCGCCGGGTGGCGTTGTCCGGGCTGATCGTGCTGATACTGGCCACGTCCGTGGCCGCCCGCCAAATGGCCCTGAAACGGCGGCTGTTGCCGGTCGCGAGCGCGCTGGCCGTACTGGCGGCGTGCGTGGCCGTAGCCCAGCTGCTGGGTTCGGAGTTGCTGGCGGTGGGGCTGCTGTGTGTGCCCATCGTGTCCATGACGCACCTGGCGCCCGTATGGCTGGCCGTCGCCTACACGGGTGCCGCCGATGCCGCGCTGGTGCTCGCCGAGGCAGGCCGGGGCTGGCATGTCTTCTCGCTGCTCGCCGGGGCGTGTCTGCTCGTCGGTTGCCTGAGCCGACAGGACCGAGAGGCGCGGGCTGCCGTGTGGCGTCTGCTCGCCCAGGAGCGGGCGGCGCGGGCGGCCGAGCAGATCGCGCGCGACGCGCAGGCGGAGTCCGCGGCGCTGAACGAACGCGCGCGGATCGCCCGCGAGATCCACGACGTGCTGGCGCACAGCCTGTCCGCTCAGTTGATGCATCTGGAGACGGCTCGGCTGCTGCTGGAGCGCGGGGCCGACGCCGGCGAGGTGACGGAGCTCGTGGTGAACGCGCGCCGGATGGCGCAGGAGGGGCTGGTCGAATCCCGGCAGGCGCTGTCCGCCCTGCGCGGCGAACAGCTGCCGATCGCCTCGACGCTGGCCGATATGGGCGGCGAACTCGGGGCCGAGGTCTGTGTGGAGGGCGAACCCCGTCCGCTCGGCGGGGAGGCGTCGCACGCCGTACGGCGGGTGGCCCAGGAGGCGCTCACCAACATCCGCAAGTACGCCCGGGGACACGGCGTGACGATCCGCCTGGAGTACGAGCGGGACACCGTTCGGCTGGAGGTCGTGGACCGCGCGCCCGGAGACGACCGGGCCCGCGACGCCGGGTCCGGCATCTCGACGCCGCCGGCCGAGGCCGCGGTGAGCGGCCCCGGTTACGGCCTCCGGGGCATGCGCGAGCGGGCCGAGATCCTCGGCGGCACGCTCGACGCCGGTCCCACCGGGGAGGGGTTCCGGGTCCTGCTGGAACTGCCCGTGTGA
- a CDS encoding MFS transporter, whose product MAQLEHRPSSDSPPSLWQNRDYMVWWAGTGLSTLGSSVSSIAFPLYALYATGSAAQAGSISAANLLGSVTMTLVGGALTDRMSRRAIMICGPLVQAVALAVAAWLVHRGGAPLLSLVACALFSGLASGLTMGAATPALRRIVPREQVGAATAQGMGRDLVAQLIGSPLGGLLFATARWLPFLADAVSYVCAAVGVALIRRPLGPDPSETGRQGLFGGLAAGGRMVWHHPYLRFTVVWGAFLNAVTQGFLLLLIALVKYRGGGPTAVGSVNAAALVGGVVGAVVTPRIMRRLRAKTVVVIAMWLFVESFAAVAAVPRPWQIGAVLLIAMVATVPLNVVLESYEARLVPDEFSGRVAAVTRFGMQCLQWTGPLVAGLCADLFGVPGAVLTLMIAMLALAVVLHRSRSLGVLDIPLEDVVELTGPADGEARGAGTASSGTHG is encoded by the coding sequence ATGGCACAGCTGGAGCACCGACCGTCCTCGGACAGCCCCCCGTCGCTGTGGCAGAACCGCGACTACATGGTCTGGTGGGCCGGAACCGGACTGTCGACGCTCGGCAGCAGCGTCTCCTCCATCGCCTTTCCGCTCTACGCCCTCTACGCCACCGGCTCCGCGGCCCAGGCGGGAAGCATCAGTGCCGCCAACCTGCTCGGCTCCGTCACGATGACGCTGGTCGGGGGCGCGCTCACCGACCGGATGTCGCGCCGGGCCATCATGATCTGCGGGCCACTGGTCCAGGCGGTCGCGCTGGCGGTGGCGGCGTGGCTGGTGCACCGCGGCGGCGCCCCGCTGCTCTCGTTGGTGGCCTGCGCCCTGTTCAGCGGCCTGGCCTCCGGCCTGACCATGGGAGCGGCGACTCCGGCCCTGCGCCGTATCGTCCCCAGGGAGCAGGTGGGAGCGGCCACCGCGCAGGGCATGGGACGGGACTTGGTCGCCCAGCTCATCGGGTCGCCGCTGGGCGGGCTGCTGTTCGCCACGGCCCGCTGGCTGCCGTTCCTCGCGGACGCGGTGTCGTACGTGTGCGCCGCGGTGGGCGTCGCCCTCATCCGCAGGCCGCTGGGTCCGGACCCCTCCGAAACCGGCCGCCAGGGCCTGTTCGGCGGTCTGGCCGCAGGCGGACGGATGGTGTGGCACCACCCCTACCTGCGCTTCACCGTCGTGTGGGGCGCCTTCCTCAACGCGGTCACGCAGGGCTTTCTGCTGCTGCTCATCGCTCTGGTCAAGTACCGCGGCGGCGGTCCGACCGCAGTGGGGTCGGTGAACGCGGCGGCACTCGTGGGCGGCGTCGTCGGCGCGGTCGTCACACCGCGGATCATGAGGAGGCTGCGGGCGAAGACCGTCGTCGTCATCGCCATGTGGCTCTTCGTCGAGTCCTTCGCCGCCGTCGCCGCGGTACCCCGCCCCTGGCAGATCGGCGCCGTCCTGCTGATCGCCATGGTGGCGACCGTCCCCCTCAACGTCGTGCTGGAGTCCTACGAAGCCCGGCTGGTACCGGACGAGTTCAGCGGGCGGGTGGCGGCCGTGACCCGCTTCGGGATGCAATGCCTGCAGTGGACGGGTCCGCTGGTCGCCGGCTTGTGCGCCGACCTGTTCGGCGTGCCCGGCGCCGTCCTGACGCTGATGATTGCGATGCTAGCCTTGGCGGTGGTCCTTCACAGGAGCCGGTCGCTCGGCGTGCTGGACATTCCGCTCGAGGACGTCGTGGAACTCACAGGGCCTGCCGATGGCGAGGCCCGCGGCGCCGGGACCGCGTCCAGCGGGACGCACGGGTAG
- a CDS encoding 3-hydroxyacyl-CoA dehydrogenase family protein: MRTVGVVGAGTIGRGLAQSLAMTGHEVVLVDIAEEALDDALAQIRRDLRFARMLGAQSAGAHEPVDTVLERLRPTTDHAELKAAEFVVENVVEDWDVKSEVYRILDSVCPEETVFAANTSCVPITRIGAQTRRPDRILGMHFMNPVPLKPVVEVIRAVHTSDATVETALRLLSGMGKEGIVVNDSPGFVSNRVMMLAVNEAAYLVYEGVADAASVDRIFTTCFGHRMGMLETADLIGLDTILRSVEVLHERFGDSKYRPCPLLRQLVDAGYLGRKSGRGFHTYEQ; this comes from the coding sequence ATGAGGACCGTCGGTGTGGTCGGCGCGGGGACCATCGGACGCGGGCTCGCGCAGAGTCTGGCCATGACCGGGCACGAGGTCGTCCTGGTCGACATCGCCGAGGAAGCCCTCGATGACGCCCTGGCGCAGATCAGACGCGACCTGCGGTTCGCCCGCATGCTCGGGGCGCAGTCGGCCGGCGCGCACGAACCCGTCGACACCGTCCTGGAGCGGCTCCGCCCCACGACCGACCACGCCGAGCTGAAGGCGGCGGAGTTCGTGGTGGAGAACGTGGTCGAGGACTGGGACGTCAAGAGCGAGGTGTACCGGATCCTCGACTCCGTGTGCCCCGAGGAGACGGTGTTCGCGGCGAACACCTCCTGCGTACCCATCACCCGGATCGGCGCCCAGACCCGTCGGCCCGACCGCATCCTGGGCATGCACTTCATGAACCCGGTTCCCCTCAAGCCCGTGGTCGAGGTGATCCGGGCGGTGCACACCTCCGACGCCACCGTGGAGACGGCGCTGCGCCTGCTGTCCGGCATGGGCAAGGAGGGCATCGTCGTCAACGACTCCCCGGGCTTCGTCTCCAACCGGGTCATGATGCTCGCCGTCAACGAGGCGGCGTACCTGGTGTACGAGGGAGTCGCCGACGCGGCCTCGGTGGACCGGATCTTCACCACCTGCTTCGGCCACCGGATGGGGATGCTCGAAACGGCCGACCTCATCGGTCTGGACACCATCCTGCGCAGCGTCGAGGTCCTCCACGAGAGGTTCGGCGACAGCAAGTACCGGCCGTGCCCGCTGCTGCGGCAGCTGGTCGACGCCGGATACCTGGGGCGCAAATCCGGGCGTGGCTTCCACACCTACGAGCAGTAG
- a CDS encoding acyl carrier protein: MTTEQPDGIREEVRQYLAGHLGRQVPDDENIFAVGLVNSLFAVQLVTYVERQFGVVVETDELDLRNFCSVDAVTGYVAGKTASAVG; the protein is encoded by the coding sequence GTGACTACCGAGCAGCCGGACGGCATCCGTGAAGAGGTCCGACAGTACCTGGCCGGACACCTCGGCCGGCAGGTGCCCGACGACGAGAACATCTTCGCCGTGGGGCTGGTCAACTCGCTGTTCGCGGTGCAGCTGGTGACCTATGTGGAGCGGCAGTTCGGCGTCGTGGTCGAGACGGACGAGCTCGACCTCCGCAACTTCTGCTCCGTCGACGCCGTCACCGGCTACGTCGCCGGCAAGACCGCCTCCGCGGTCGGATGA